The following coding sequences are from one Thermoanaerobaculum aquaticum window:
- a CDS encoding RsmD family RNA methyltransferase, whose translation MRITGGIWASRKVFGPPPGWPLRPTPDALREQAFSVLAGELSDAVFLDLFAGTGVVSLEALSRGAARAILVEPHPQALALLRRNLELLKVEPHRVLVVPKPAEEAVSWLAARGEKVNILWADPPFARFAQHLPAVAAVGERGILVAGGLLVLEHPPKASWELPGFSPLRALRGAVLLRFLGKGGGQAEPQGPASSGW comes from the coding sequence GTGAGGATCACCGGTGGGATTTGGGCCTCGCGGAAGGTTTTTGGGCCGCCTCCGGGGTGGCCGTTGCGGCCCACTCCCGATGCGTTGCGGGAGCAGGCCTTCTCGGTGCTGGCGGGGGAGCTTTCTGATGCGGTTTTCCTGGACCTCTTTGCCGGCACCGGAGTGGTTTCCCTGGAGGCGCTTTCCCGCGGGGCAGCCCGCGCCATCCTGGTGGAGCCCCACCCGCAGGCCCTTGCCCTGCTGCGCCGCAACCTGGAGCTTCTGAAGGTGGAGCCCCATCGCGTCCTGGTGGTCCCGAAGCCCGCAGAGGAAGCCGTGAGCTGGTTGGCTGCCAGAGGCGAAAAGGTGAACATCCTTTGGGCGGACCCGCCCTTTGCCCGCTTTGCCCAGCACCTGCCGGCGGTGGCAGCGGTGGGTGAGCGGGGGATCCTGGTGGCCGGGGGGCTTTTGGTTTTGGAGCATCCTCCCAAGGCCAGCTGGGAGCTGCCGGGTTTTTCCCCGCTTCGGGCGCTGCGGGGTGCGGTTTTGTTGCGTTTCCTGGGGAAGGGCGGTGGTCAAGCTGAGCCCCAAGGTCCGGCCAGCTCCGGCTGGTGA
- a CDS encoding CBS domain-containing protein translates to MRIVTTHLGADFDALGAMAGLLLLDPQAKIVFSGSQEAGVRRFLQQERPPLPELRLKELRRARIEAAWVADCSSLRRLGEVGELILRAGCPVTVVDHHPEPEDPIPSAQVLPLPPGGAGATCTVVGWELKQRGIQPDPLTASLLLLGIYEDTGGLTYADTRPADAQIVAWLLECGGRLEWVRAYVLRPLEPEQLELLNTLVAGAVEHNVAGVRVVVSVARPSERVEEAAYVVHRYAEIFALPVVLAVLEVPPQLVVIARSSHPRLHAGQLLAPLGGGGHATAAAARIKGRSAVEVAEELLAAVKRQLGGGLRASDVASPTVFAVEATASVNEAKERMVRLRINAMPVFSQGRPVGLVTRQILDNAQTHGLGERAVVTVMRPSVPVVSGETPLEELEHLFVEERERLVLVERPSGYGVITRMDLFRRLYERQTQQSLVVSHRLSGGRPVVLNVLPRLREQVGEAPLGLLQRVGEVASRMGMRAYLVGGAVRDVLLARPPEDMDVVVEGNGVEVARALAREAGARLHVHEPFLTAVVTFPDGFRLDVATARTEFYPHPAALPEVERSALRQDLYRRDFTINAMAIALNPEVLGQLVDFFGGQRDLEQRLIRVLHSLSFIEDPTRLVRGVRFATRLGFSLAPDTERLARVALEEGVLARLSGERLRDEVFLLLSEEHPVEGLLELDRLGVSLALFPELAWGPATGRFLRQVEAMLLWATVEKVFDGPKPLVYLAALALRGGERAGDVLASRLSLAGEAREVVARAREGVEKLLAQAANGHKPSRLVESLEHTPPVWWVLAMVLASQSQRQVLRQALTDWLRRPLPVRGGELVAQGVPEGPWVGRAVRATRAAVLDGEVAPEQALAYALELCGRFRQEGR, encoded by the coding sequence GTGCGCATTGTGACCACGCATCTGGGTGCCGATTTTGACGCCCTGGGGGCCATGGCCGGCCTTTTGCTTCTGGACCCCCAGGCGAAGATCGTTTTCTCAGGCTCGCAGGAAGCCGGCGTTCGTCGTTTTTTGCAGCAGGAAAGGCCTCCCCTGCCGGAGCTGCGGCTTAAAGAGCTGCGACGCGCCCGCATTGAGGCCGCTTGGGTGGCGGACTGCTCATCGCTGCGGCGGTTAGGGGAGGTGGGGGAGCTCATCCTCCGTGCCGGCTGTCCGGTGACGGTGGTGGACCACCACCCGGAGCCGGAAGACCCCATCCCCAGCGCCCAGGTGCTCCCCTTGCCCCCGGGCGGTGCCGGCGCTACCTGCACCGTGGTGGGTTGGGAGCTGAAGCAACGGGGTATCCAGCCGGACCCGCTCACCGCTTCGCTTTTGCTCTTGGGCATTTACGAGGACACCGGCGGCCTTACCTACGCCGACACCCGCCCCGCCGATGCGCAAATTGTGGCCTGGCTTTTGGAGTGCGGGGGTCGTCTGGAGTGGGTGCGGGCTTACGTGTTGCGGCCGCTGGAGCCCGAGCAGCTGGAGCTTTTGAACACCCTAGTGGCCGGGGCGGTGGAGCACAACGTGGCCGGAGTGCGGGTGGTGGTGAGCGTGGCGCGCCCCTCGGAGCGGGTGGAGGAAGCAGCGTACGTGGTGCACCGCTACGCCGAGATCTTTGCGTTGCCGGTGGTGCTGGCAGTCCTGGAGGTCCCGCCTCAATTGGTGGTCATCGCCCGCTCCTCCCACCCCCGCCTGCACGCCGGCCAGCTGCTGGCGCCGCTGGGAGGGGGTGGGCACGCCACTGCCGCGGCAGCCCGCATCAAGGGCCGTTCGGCGGTGGAGGTGGCCGAGGAGCTTTTGGCCGCGGTCAAACGGCAACTGGGGGGTGGCCTTAGGGCCTCTGATGTGGCTTCCCCCACGGTCTTTGCCGTGGAGGCCACCGCTTCGGTGAACGAGGCCAAGGAACGCATGGTGCGCTTGCGCATCAACGCCATGCCGGTGTTCAGCCAGGGGCGACCGGTGGGTTTGGTCACCAGGCAAATCCTGGACAACGCCCAAACCCACGGCTTGGGCGAGCGGGCGGTGGTCACGGTGATGCGGCCTTCGGTGCCGGTGGTTTCGGGGGAGACGCCCCTGGAGGAGCTGGAGCATCTGTTTGTGGAGGAGCGGGAACGTCTGGTGCTGGTGGAGCGCCCATCCGGCTACGGCGTCATCACCCGCATGGACCTCTTCCGCCGTCTTTACGAAAGGCAAACCCAGCAAAGCCTTGTGGTGAGCCACCGTTTGAGCGGTGGCCGGCCGGTGGTGCTGAACGTGCTCCCACGCTTGCGGGAGCAGGTGGGGGAAGCCCCTTTAGGCCTGTTGCAAAGGGTGGGGGAGGTGGCCTCCCGCATGGGGATGCGGGCCTACCTGGTGGGCGGGGCGGTGCGGGACGTGCTTTTGGCCCGCCCCCCCGAGGACATGGACGTGGTGGTGGAGGGCAACGGGGTGGAGGTGGCGCGGGCCCTGGCGCGGGAAGCCGGGGCGCGCCTCCACGTCCACGAGCCCTTTCTCACCGCCGTTGTGACCTTCCCCGACGGCTTTCGGCTGGACGTGGCCACCGCCCGCACCGAGTTTTACCCCCACCCGGCAGCCCTGCCGGAGGTGGAGCGTTCCGCCCTGCGCCAGGACCTGTACCGCCGGGACTTCACCATCAACGCCATGGCCATTGCCCTCAACCCCGAGGTCTTAGGGCAGCTGGTGGACTTTTTTGGCGGCCAGAGGGACCTGGAGCAAAGGCTCATCCGCGTGCTCCACTCGCTTTCTTTCATTGAGGACCCCACCCGCCTGGTGCGGGGCGTGCGCTTTGCCACCCGCCTGGGCTTTAGCCTGGCTCCGGACACCGAGCGTTTGGCGCGGGTGGCGCTGGAGGAAGGGGTTTTGGCCCGGCTTTCCGGGGAGAGGCTGCGGGATGAGGTTTTCCTCTTGCTTTCCGAGGAGCATCCGGTGGAGGGGCTTTTGGAGCTGGACCGTTTGGGGGTTTCTTTGGCCCTTTTCCCTGAGCTTGCCTGGGGACCGGCCACCGGGCGCTTTTTGCGGCAGGTCGAGGCCATGCTTTTGTGGGCCACCGTGGAAAAGGTCTTTGACGGCCCAAAGCCGCTGGTGTACCTGGCCGCTTTGGCCTTGCGGGGTGGGGAAAGGGCAGGGGACGTGCTGGCTTCCCGCTTGAGCCTGGCGGGGGAGGCCCGGGAGGTGGTGGCCAGGGCCCGGGAGGGCGTGGAAAAGCTCCTGGCGCAAGCCGCCAACGGCCACAAACCCAGCCGGCTGGTGGAAAGCCTGGAGCACACCCCGCCGGTGTGGTGGGTGTTGGCCATGGTTTTGGCGTCCCAGAGCCAGCGGCAGGTGTTGCGGCAGGCGCTCACCGATTGGCTGCGCCGGCCGTTGCCGGTTCGCGGCGGGGAGCTGGTGGCGCAAGGGGTTCCCGAGGGCCCGTGGGTGGGCCGGGCGGTGCGGGCGACACGGGCGGCGGTTCTGGACGGTGAGGTGGCACCGGAGCAAGCTCTTGCCTACGCTCTCGAGCTCTGCGGACGCTTTCGCCAGGAGGGGCGGTGA
- a CDS encoding c-type cytochrome domain-containing protein produces MMRVGALAFIGVLGTALAFSQVPRSYKADVEPIFVKECGDCHSSDRPKKGLDLSADKGYANLVGKKSQEVPELLLVAPGDPENSYLWHKLQHTAKEGKGMPRGIFSSRKLAEQDLQVIREWIEQGAKP; encoded by the coding sequence ATGATGCGGGTTGGCGCGTTGGCTTTTATTGGGGTCTTGGGCACAGCCCTGGCATTCTCGCAAGTACCTCGCTCGTACAAAGCGGATGTAGAGCCGATTTTTGTCAAAGAGTGCGGCGATTGTCACAGCAGCGACCGCCCCAAGAAGGGCCTGGACCTTTCTGCTGACAAAGGTTATGCCAACTTAGTGGGCAAAAAATCGCAGGAGGTTCCCGAGCTCTTGCTGGTAGCTCCGGGAGACCCGGAAAACTCCTACCTCTGGCACAAGCTGCAGCACACCGCCAAGGAAGGCAAGGGGATGCCCCGCGGGATCTTCTCCTCCCGGAAGCTTGCCGAACAGGACCTGCAGGTCATTCGGGAGTGGATCGAACAGGGGGCCAAACCGTAA
- a CDS encoding response regulator, translating to MRISGQVPPLPAVPLFPWKQAPFSLKAGLAGLGLLGFFLAVGGTISLPVGGAVSQLWPSVAVQFLLALWFGWTGVAVGVLFPLLSNLLVADPLTALAFTPANFMQGALPLLLFRAFRGSPFLQSTKDVGLLAASSAVASVTAAVTGVSLQQLLGAGGESDPQTLAVTWAITNSVCGFALSWPMLRWVSPVFWEASLASKQGRGMPFGFHLLGAAFTLAGGAVAVAIAFHALVAKGVPLPESSVAGILGVLLLPACALGAHLLWRFLAEPLDALLRDTEQAFTAPFPETFPGPEVAEFALLRRRFAGVLATLREQERRFRSLFETVGEPILLVDPQGRLLDANPAFQRVFGVPVERARGRNVVAFNDPEAKRRLKQLLAGPPPPEPVSLRARVRLAGKGFRQVHMTAAPWWDAHGNFAGYCVITADITREEERQQRLEMASRLISLQHLLAGLAHEGNNILQVEVSALENLARTHPDLVPELRPLWAAQERQRALIQRVALLAGSERQIQSESFSAGDLVAGISAASRLHPEGSLHVETPARFPVIRGNRLTLQEAVEAVVCNAFEASRRGATVEVRFFEAQIPGAPDAPDLPPGTYLVVEVADSGHGISRQHLPFVFDPFFTTRDRTAHQGVGLTLAKAAATHAGGTVTVDSTPGVGTTVRLWLPVASEEAPKGELPAVSKRILLVDDDPQVREGLEQALSALGMEAVSASSGSQALRLVEEGLPVDAVILDLLMPEVSGFEVLEAVRQRHPDLPVILSSGFAPDERVSKALEQPHTFYLQKPYTLAQLQETLAKALSQGEGKP from the coding sequence ATGCGTATTTCCGGCCAGGTCCCCCCGCTGCCGGCGGTGCCGCTCTTTCCCTGGAAACAGGCCCCGTTTTCTTTAAAGGCAGGGCTGGCAGGTTTAGGGCTTTTGGGCTTTTTCCTGGCAGTGGGGGGAACCATCTCCCTGCCCGTAGGAGGAGCGGTTTCCCAGCTATGGCCGTCGGTGGCGGTGCAGTTCCTCCTAGCACTTTGGTTCGGTTGGACAGGCGTGGCGGTCGGGGTGCTGTTCCCGCTCCTGTCCAACTTGCTGGTGGCGGATCCGCTCACGGCTTTGGCTTTTACCCCCGCCAACTTCATGCAGGGTGCGTTGCCCTTATTGCTCTTCCGCGCTTTTCGGGGCAGCCCGTTTCTTCAAAGCACTAAAGACGTTGGGCTTTTGGCGGCATCCTCGGCGGTGGCGTCGGTCACAGCTGCAGTGACCGGCGTATCCCTGCAACAGCTCCTCGGCGCAGGGGGCGAAAGCGATCCGCAAACCTTAGCCGTTACCTGGGCCATCACCAACTCCGTCTGCGGTTTTGCCTTAAGCTGGCCAATGCTGCGCTGGGTCTCCCCGGTGTTTTGGGAAGCCAGCCTGGCCTCCAAGCAGGGACGCGGTATGCCCTTTGGCTTTCACCTTTTGGGTGCGGCGTTCACCTTGGCGGGTGGAGCGGTAGCCGTAGCTATTGCTTTTCACGCTTTAGTGGCCAAGGGGGTCCCGCTGCCTGAGTCGAGCGTAGCGGGCATCCTCGGAGTATTGCTGCTGCCGGCCTGCGCTCTTGGGGCGCACCTTTTGTGGCGCTTTTTGGCCGAGCCGTTGGATGCCCTGTTGCGGGACACCGAACAGGCATTTACGGCTCCTTTTCCGGAGACCTTTCCGGGACCCGAAGTTGCCGAGTTTGCCTTGCTTCGCCGTCGTTTTGCTGGGGTGCTGGCCACCCTGAGGGAACAGGAGCGTCGTTTTCGCAGCTTGTTTGAAACCGTGGGGGAGCCCATCCTGCTGGTGGACCCCCAAGGGCGGCTTTTAGATGCCAACCCCGCCTTCCAGCGGGTGTTTGGCGTTCCTGTGGAGCGAGCCCGGGGAAGAAACGTTGTGGCCTTTAACGATCCTGAAGCCAAAAGGCGACTGAAACAGCTTCTCGCTGGCCCACCACCGCCAGAGCCGGTAAGCCTACGAGCGCGGGTCCGCTTGGCCGGGAAAGGGTTTCGGCAGGTCCACATGACGGCCGCTCCCTGGTGGGATGCCCACGGCAATTTTGCGGGCTATTGCGTGATCACCGCCGATATCACCCGCGAGGAGGAGCGGCAACAACGCCTAGAGATGGCCAGCCGCTTGATCTCCCTGCAACACCTCTTGGCCGGCCTGGCCCACGAGGGCAACAACATCCTTCAGGTGGAAGTGAGTGCCCTGGAAAACCTGGCCCGAACGCACCCCGATTTGGTTCCTGAGCTTCGCCCGCTGTGGGCCGCTCAGGAGCGGCAACGGGCCCTGATCCAGCGGGTGGCCCTCCTGGCGGGGTCGGAAAGGCAAATCCAAAGCGAGAGCTTTTCGGCTGGCGATCTGGTGGCGGGCATTTCTGCCGCCTCCCGTCTGCACCCCGAAGGCTCTCTGCACGTGGAAACCCCTGCTCGCTTTCCCGTTATTCGGGGCAACCGACTCACCCTCCAGGAAGCGGTTGAAGCCGTGGTATGCAACGCCTTTGAAGCCAGCCGCCGGGGCGCAACCGTAGAAGTGCGCTTTTTTGAGGCGCAAATCCCGGGCGCACCGGATGCCCCGGATCTCCCCCCCGGGACCTACTTGGTGGTGGAGGTGGCCGATAGCGGTCACGGTATTAGCCGGCAACACCTCCCCTTCGTCTTTGACCCCTTCTTCACCACCCGCGACCGCACGGCTCACCAGGGCGTCGGGCTCACTTTGGCCAAAGCGGCGGCCACCCACGCCGGTGGCACGGTTACGGTGGACAGCACCCCCGGTGTGGGCACCACCGTGCGGTTGTGGCTGCCGGTGGCTTCGGAGGAAGCTCCCAAAGGCGAGCTCCCCGCGGTGAGCAAACGCATCCTCCTGGTGGACGACGACCCCCAGGTGCGGGAGGGGCTGGAGCAGGCCCTTTCCGCCTTGGGCATGGAGGCCGTTTCCGCAAGCTCCGGCTCCCAGGCCCTCCGCCTGGTGGAGGAGGGCTTGCCGGTGGATGCCGTCATTTTGGACCTGCTCATGCCCGAGGTTTCGGGCTTTGAGGTGCTGGAAGCCGTTCGCCAGCGCCACCCGGATTTGCCGGTAATCCTTTCCTCCGGCTTTGCCCCCGATGAGCGGGTGAGCAAGGCCCTGGAACAACCCCACACCTTTTACCTGCAAAAGCCCTACACGCTGGCGCAGTTGCAGGAGACCCTGGCAAAAGCGTTAAGCCAGGGCGAGGGCAAGCCCTAA
- a CDS encoding TIGR03960 family B12-binding radical SAM protein: MLVNDLRAKLERMLPRVTKPGRYLGLEKNLVRKNWNDVSVRLLLAFPDTYEIGMSHQGTRILYHIANRRADTLCERTFAPWPDMAQAMREQGIPLYSLESYRPAFEFDIIGITLQTELNYINVPYLLDLAGIPRFATERDERHPLIVGGGPCMANPEPVADFFDAFAIGDGEVLLPALLDLVKQSKEQAWSRQELLLRLAQVEGWYVPRFYRWEAADHPALGGRWEALDPRVPFPVKRVFVPQLSPEDVPNPPLVPVVEVVQDRLGMEVVRGCTQGCRFCQAGYWYRPVREHDPATVLATLEAHVDATGYPEVGLLSLSTADYSQIEPLAWHLAERLKNRRVGVSLPSLRAESFSVALADAVSRVRKSGFTFAPETGSDRLRRVINKTFTNADMIAAAEVAFAKGWNLIKVYAMIGLPTETDEDVLELARLAREILQAARRVGNHHAEVKVSVGPFVPKPVTPFQWEPFGPVPLLQQRIELLKKAFRPIRWAKLTWVEPEEAALEALLSRGDRRLSRVIARAHDLGAVFDGWGEWLNLDAWRQAVAEAGLSWEAELGPRDLGATLPWDVIDPLVRKGYLKAERRRAYLEAATPDCRWGDCMRCGVPGDGVDTQLAKPTLPVVGEEAPALARARNAAYRLRPVPRIPPPSEPPQQPEKTARYRFTFQKLGEARWLSHRQVMDLLERALRASGAPVRFTEGFNPHIRLSMGPALPVGMEALAELFDVDCTGPITPELVEKINHTLPDGLRITHVEALAPQTPSLGKSVRGCAYLVWFPRPLPRPDHPGIVAWEWKDGAAHIVLAAESQPDSLTLRQALSLAGASEEEILECRSVRQAVLLETPELKQAALAT, translated from the coding sequence GTGCTGGTGAACGACCTTCGCGCAAAGCTCGAGCGGATGTTGCCGCGGGTGACCAAGCCAGGACGCTATTTGGGCCTGGAGAAAAACCTCGTCCGCAAGAACTGGAATGACGTTTCCGTGCGCCTGCTTTTGGCCTTCCCCGACACCTACGAAATTGGCATGTCGCACCAGGGAACCCGCATCCTTTACCACATCGCCAACCGCCGGGCCGACACCCTCTGCGAGCGCACCTTTGCCCCCTGGCCGGACATGGCACAGGCCATGCGCGAGCAGGGCATCCCGCTTTACTCGCTGGAGTCCTACCGCCCCGCTTTCGAGTTCGACATCATCGGCATCACCCTGCAAACCGAGCTCAACTACATCAACGTCCCCTACCTTCTGGACCTGGCGGGCATCCCCCGTTTTGCCACAGAGCGGGACGAGCGCCACCCCCTTATCGTGGGCGGTGGACCCTGCATGGCCAATCCCGAACCGGTGGCGGATTTCTTCGACGCTTTTGCCATTGGCGACGGTGAGGTGCTGCTTCCCGCGCTTCTGGACCTGGTCAAGCAGAGCAAAGAACAAGCCTGGAGCCGGCAGGAGCTCCTCCTGCGCCTGGCGCAGGTGGAGGGCTGGTACGTCCCCCGCTTTTACCGCTGGGAAGCGGCCGACCACCCGGCCCTGGGGGGGCGCTGGGAAGCCCTTGACCCCCGGGTCCCCTTCCCTGTGAAGCGGGTCTTTGTGCCCCAGCTTTCCCCCGAAGATGTGCCCAATCCGCCGCTGGTGCCGGTGGTGGAGGTGGTGCAGGACCGCCTGGGCATGGAGGTGGTGCGGGGGTGCACCCAGGGGTGCCGGTTCTGCCAGGCGGGGTACTGGTACCGCCCGGTGCGGGAGCACGACCCCGCCACCGTGCTGGCCACCCTGGAAGCCCACGTGGACGCCACCGGCTATCCGGAGGTGGGGCTTTTGTCGCTTTCCACCGCTGACTACTCGCAAATTGAGCCTCTGGCCTGGCATCTGGCCGAGCGTTTGAAAAATCGAAGGGTCGGGGTTTCCCTTCCATCCCTGCGCGCCGAGTCCTTTTCCGTGGCGCTGGCCGATGCCGTAAGCCGGGTGCGCAAATCGGGGTTTACCTTTGCTCCGGAAACCGGTTCCGACCGCTTGCGGCGGGTCATCAACAAGACCTTCACCAACGCCGACATGATTGCCGCCGCAGAAGTGGCCTTTGCCAAAGGGTGGAACCTCATCAAGGTGTACGCCATGATTGGGCTGCCCACGGAAACCGACGAGGACGTGCTGGAGCTGGCCCGTCTGGCCCGGGAGATCCTGCAAGCGGCCCGCCGGGTGGGCAACCACCACGCCGAGGTGAAGGTTTCGGTGGGACCTTTCGTGCCCAAGCCGGTGACGCCTTTCCAGTGGGAGCCCTTTGGCCCCGTCCCCCTGTTGCAGCAACGCATTGAGCTGCTCAAGAAAGCCTTTCGCCCCATCCGCTGGGCCAAGCTCACCTGGGTGGAGCCGGAAGAAGCGGCCCTGGAGGCGCTTTTGTCCCGGGGGGACCGCCGTCTTTCCCGGGTCATTGCCCGCGCCCACGACCTGGGGGCGGTGTTCGACGGCTGGGGGGAGTGGCTCAACCTGGACGCCTGGCGACAGGCGGTGGCCGAGGCAGGGCTTTCCTGGGAGGCGGAGCTGGGGCCCCGGGACCTGGGGGCCACCCTCCCCTGGGATGTCATTGATCCCCTGGTGCGCAAGGGCTACCTCAAGGCGGAAAGGCGGCGGGCCTACCTGGAAGCCGCCACCCCCGACTGCCGGTGGGGCGACTGCATGCGTTGCGGCGTCCCCGGCGATGGGGTGGATACCCAGCTGGCCAAACCCACGCTGCCGGTGGTGGGGGAAGAAGCACCGGCTCTTGCCCGGGCCCGCAACGCCGCCTACCGCTTGCGCCCGGTGCCGCGCATCCCCCCGCCTTCCGAACCCCCTCAGCAGCCGGAAAAAACCGCCCGCTACCGCTTTACCTTTCAAAAGCTGGGCGAAGCTCGCTGGCTTTCCCATCGGCAGGTCATGGACCTTCTGGAACGGGCCCTGCGGGCTTCCGGCGCTCCGGTGCGCTTCACCGAGGGGTTCAACCCCCACATCCGCCTCTCCATGGGCCCCGCCCTCCCCGTGGGCATGGAAGCCCTGGCCGAGCTTTTTGACGTGGACTGCACCGGCCCCATCACCCCGGAGCTGGTGGAAAAGATCAACCACACCCTTCCCGATGGCCTGCGCATCACCCACGTGGAAGCCCTCGCCCCGCAAACCCCCTCCCTGGGCAAATCGGTTCGCGGCTGCGCCTACCTGGTGTGGTTCCCCCGCCCCTTACCCCGCCCCGATCACCCCGGCATTGTGGCCTGGGAATGGAAGGACGGCGCAGCCCACATCGTGCTCGCCGCCGAAAGCCAACCCGATAGCCTCACCCTTCGTCAGGCCCTTTCGCTGGCGGGAGCTTCCGAAGAGGAAATCCTGGAATGCCGAAGCGTGCGGCAGGCCGTGCTCCTGGAAACTCCGGAGCTTAAGCAAGCCGCTCTGGCCACTTAA